TGCGCTTGGGGTTGGGGATGAGTGCTGCGAAGCGCTCGTTGAGCTGCTCGATCGGCACATCGCCGTAGGCGTAGGTGTGGAATGTTCCGGGTGCGATGGTCATCACGCGGATGCCGGCCGGGCCAAGATCGCGAGCGGCGGTCAGCGTCATGCCGATGACGCCTCCCTTGGCTGCGGAGTAGTCGGACTGGCCCACCTGGCCCTCGAAGCCGGCGATCGATGCGGTGCCGATGCAGACGCCACGCTGACCATCAGCATCAGGCTCGTTCTGGCTCATGACCGCGGCGGCACGGCTGAGCACGGTGAAGTTGCCGACCAGGAAGATCTCCACGGTCTTGCGAAAGGTCTCAACTGGGTAGGTCTCGCCATTGCGGCCGACCAGACGCTTGCCGGCTGCCGGCCCGCCGTGCACGGCAACGGCGAAGCGCAGCGGGGCCATCTCCTGAGCGGCATTGACGGCTTCGATGACATTGTGCTCATCGGTGATGTCCGTGCGGACGTACTGGACTGAGGAGCCCAGTTCCTTGGCAAGTGCGTTTGCGCGCTCGTCATGGAGGTCGGCAATGACGACCTT
This Actinomycetota bacterium DNA region includes the following protein-coding sequences:
- a CDS encoding SDR family NAD(P)-dependent oxidoreductase, yielding MEFQGASAIVTGGAGGFGEATVRRLVAAGTKVVIADLHDERANALAKELGSSVQYVRTDITDEHNVIEAVNAAQEMAPLRFAVAVHGGPAAGKRLVGRNGETYPVETFRKTVEIFLVGNFTVLSRAAAVMSQNEPDADGQRGVCIGTASIAGFEGQVGQSDYSAAKGGVIGMTLTAARDLGPAGIRVMTIAPGTFHTYAYGDVPIEQLNERFAALIPNPKRMGNADEYAQLAMQIFENDFLNGYTIRIDGAQRF